One genomic segment of Acanthochromis polyacanthus isolate Apoly-LR-REF ecotype Palm Island chromosome 9, KAUST_Apoly_ChrSc, whole genome shotgun sequence includes these proteins:
- the c8b gene encoding complement component C8 beta chain isoform X1, giving the protein MFSVMIQMSAHSLHSCLLCVTLSLVLLSEVAVTTTSRGDPSVREARSVGGQVVQPVDCALSVWSAWSRCDTCQKKRYRYAKLEQPSQFGGEPCSVHGREEEACIVPARYTCDNVPLCEGFLCTQTGRCIPRPLQCNGEDDCGDMSDEAGCKTLSKPCRQDAEEYWGIENLAKGINVLNSNLEGMVLDNRYYAGSCLPHYIQDVRFRKPYNLHQYTLQTKGTYDFTLQSFDSYSDYMDHTVKERTSKTTVSIGFGFPGIFEFGFNYNSDKYSKSVQKIRRVSGKTNSFVRAKAELELAQYMLKSDDLMLHPEFLQRLRALPQTYVYGEYRQIYRDYGTHYITEAALGGDYEHTIILNKERLEKSDYSLDDYKSCMQVGLKVGLNVGVYVTGGIQGGSCDGLLNEMGADTVNGSMVEDFVAVVNGGSSESITALVSKNLPTPELMRLWGEGVRFNPDFIRKTTRPLYELVTSRDFSHYTTLKRNLKRALSEYLAEASSCRCAPCRNNGVAVMRAGTRCDCVCPVGYSGWGCEITTRRKEIAIDGSWSCWGTWSSCSGGQMTRTRQCNNPTPSNGGMTCRGLEKESTDCF; this is encoded by the exons ATGTTTTCTGTGATGATCCAAATGAGTGCACACAGTTTGCACAGCTGTTTGCTCTGTGTTACTCTGAGTTTGGTGCTGCTAAG TGAAGTTGCCGTAACAACAACAAGCAGGGGAGATCCGAGTGTCCGTGAAGCTCGGTCAGTGGGTGGTCAGGTGGTTCAACCAGTGGACTGTGCTTTATCAGTGTGGAGTGCTTGGTCACGCTGCGACACCTGTCAGAAGAAGAGA TATCGCTATGCTAAGCTGGAGCAGCCCTCTCAGTTTGGAGGGGAGCCGTGCAGCGTCCATggcagggaggaggaggcctGCATCGTTCCAGCCCGCTACACCTGTGACAACGTTCCTCTCTGTGAAGGATTCCTCTGCACCCAGACTG gtcgCTGTATTCCCAGACCGCTGCAGTGTAACGGGGAGGATGACTGCGGGGACATGTCAGATGAAGCAGGCTGTAAGACGCTCTCTAAGCCCTGCAGGCAGGATGCTGAGGAGTACTGGGGAATTGAAAATCTTGCCAAAGG AATAAACGTCTTGAACAGTAACCTGGAAGGAATGGTGCTTGATAACAGATACTATGCAGGCAGCTGTCTGCCTCATTATATCCAGGATGTCAGATTCAGGAAGCCTTACAACTTACACCAGTACACACTGCAG ACAAAAGGCACTTATGATTTCACCCTGCAGTCTTTCGACTCATACTCTGACTACATGGACCACACCGTTAAGGAACGCACAAGCAAAACCACCGTTTCCATTGGCTTTGGCTTTCCAGGAATATTTGAATTTGGATTCAACTACAATAGTGACAAATACTCTAAGTCAGTCCAGAAGATTCGCCGTGTGTCTGGCAAG ACCAACAGCTTTGTGAGGGCGAAAGCAGAACTGGAGTTGGCCCAGTACATGTTGAAGTCAGATGATTTGATGCTTCATCCAGAGTTTCTGCAGCGTCTGCGCGCCCTGCCACAGACTTATGTTTATGGGGAATACAGACAGATCTACAGAGACTATGGCACCCACTACATCACTGAGGCTGCACTCGGAGGAGACTATGAGCACACCATCATCTTGAACAAGGAGAGGCTGGAGAAGTCAG attaTTCCTTGGACGACTACAAATCTTGCATGCAGGTAGGCCTTAAGGTTGGCTTGAACGTAGGTGTTTATGTGACGGGTGGGATTCAAGGTGGATCCTGTGACGGTCTTTTGAATGAAATGGGAG CGGACACAGTAAATGGCAGCATGGTGGAGgactttgttgctgttgtgaaCGGTGGAAGTAGCGAATCCATCACTGCTTTGGTGTCGAAGAACCTTCCCACCCCAGAGCTGATGAGGCTATGGGGCGAAGGTGTGCGCTTCAACCCTGACTTCATTCGCAAAACG ACTCGGCCGCTGTATGAGCTGGTGACCTCCAGAGACTTTTCCCATTACACCACCTTGAAAAGAAACTTGAAGAGAGCCCTGTCAGAGTACCTGGCGGAGGCTAGTTCATGTCGCTGTGCTCCCTGTCGCAACAATGGAGTGGCTGTTATGAGAG CAGGGACaaggtgtgactgtgtgtgtcctGTTGGTTACTCTGGGTGGGGCTGTGAAATCACTACCAGGCGAAAAG AAATTGCCATCGATGGCAGCTGGAGCTGCTGGGGAACGTGGTCGTCCTGCAGCGGAGGACAAATGACAAGGACTCGACAGTGTAACAACCCGACACCCAGCAACGGAGGCATGACATGCAGAGGACTGGAGAAAGAGTCTACTGAttgcttttaa
- the c8b gene encoding complement component C8 beta chain isoform X2, with protein MFSVMIQMSAHSLHSCLLCVTLSLVLLSEVAVTTTSRGDPSVREARSVGGQVVQPVDCALSVWSAWSRCDTCQKKRYRYAKLEQPSQFGGEPCSVHGREEEACIVPARYTCDNVPLCEGFLCTQTGRCIPRPLQCNGEDDCGDMSDEAGCKTLSKPCRQDAEEYWGIENLAKGINVLNSNLEGMVLDNRYYAGSCLPHYIQDVRFRKPYNLHQYTLQTKGTYDFTLQSFDSYSDYMDHTVKERTSKTTVSIGFGFPGIFEFGFNYNSDKYSKSVQKIRRVSGKTNSFVRAKAELELAQYMLKSDDLMLHPEFLQRLRALPQTYVYGEYRQIYRDYGTHYITEAALGGDYEHTIILNKERLEKSDYSLDDYKSCMQVGLKVGLNVGVYVTGGIQGGSCDGLLNEMGADTVNGSMVEDFVAVVNGGSSESITALVSKNLPTPELMRLWGEGVRFNPDFIRKTTRPLYELVTSRDFSHYTTLKRNLKRALSEYLAEASSCRCAPCRNNGVAVMRGTRCDCVCPVGYSGWGCEITTRRKEIAIDGSWSCWGTWSSCSGGQMTRTRQCNNPTPSNGGMTCRGLEKESTDCF; from the exons ATGTTTTCTGTGATGATCCAAATGAGTGCACACAGTTTGCACAGCTGTTTGCTCTGTGTTACTCTGAGTTTGGTGCTGCTAAG TGAAGTTGCCGTAACAACAACAAGCAGGGGAGATCCGAGTGTCCGTGAAGCTCGGTCAGTGGGTGGTCAGGTGGTTCAACCAGTGGACTGTGCTTTATCAGTGTGGAGTGCTTGGTCACGCTGCGACACCTGTCAGAAGAAGAGA TATCGCTATGCTAAGCTGGAGCAGCCCTCTCAGTTTGGAGGGGAGCCGTGCAGCGTCCATggcagggaggaggaggcctGCATCGTTCCAGCCCGCTACACCTGTGACAACGTTCCTCTCTGTGAAGGATTCCTCTGCACCCAGACTG gtcgCTGTATTCCCAGACCGCTGCAGTGTAACGGGGAGGATGACTGCGGGGACATGTCAGATGAAGCAGGCTGTAAGACGCTCTCTAAGCCCTGCAGGCAGGATGCTGAGGAGTACTGGGGAATTGAAAATCTTGCCAAAGG AATAAACGTCTTGAACAGTAACCTGGAAGGAATGGTGCTTGATAACAGATACTATGCAGGCAGCTGTCTGCCTCATTATATCCAGGATGTCAGATTCAGGAAGCCTTACAACTTACACCAGTACACACTGCAG ACAAAAGGCACTTATGATTTCACCCTGCAGTCTTTCGACTCATACTCTGACTACATGGACCACACCGTTAAGGAACGCACAAGCAAAACCACCGTTTCCATTGGCTTTGGCTTTCCAGGAATATTTGAATTTGGATTCAACTACAATAGTGACAAATACTCTAAGTCAGTCCAGAAGATTCGCCGTGTGTCTGGCAAG ACCAACAGCTTTGTGAGGGCGAAAGCAGAACTGGAGTTGGCCCAGTACATGTTGAAGTCAGATGATTTGATGCTTCATCCAGAGTTTCTGCAGCGTCTGCGCGCCCTGCCACAGACTTATGTTTATGGGGAATACAGACAGATCTACAGAGACTATGGCACCCACTACATCACTGAGGCTGCACTCGGAGGAGACTATGAGCACACCATCATCTTGAACAAGGAGAGGCTGGAGAAGTCAG attaTTCCTTGGACGACTACAAATCTTGCATGCAGGTAGGCCTTAAGGTTGGCTTGAACGTAGGTGTTTATGTGACGGGTGGGATTCAAGGTGGATCCTGTGACGGTCTTTTGAATGAAATGGGAG CGGACACAGTAAATGGCAGCATGGTGGAGgactttgttgctgttgtgaaCGGTGGAAGTAGCGAATCCATCACTGCTTTGGTGTCGAAGAACCTTCCCACCCCAGAGCTGATGAGGCTATGGGGCGAAGGTGTGCGCTTCAACCCTGACTTCATTCGCAAAACG ACTCGGCCGCTGTATGAGCTGGTGACCTCCAGAGACTTTTCCCATTACACCACCTTGAAAAGAAACTTGAAGAGAGCCCTGTCAGAGTACCTGGCGGAGGCTAGTTCATGTCGCTGTGCTCCCTGTCGCAACAATGGAGTGGCTGTTATGAGAG GGACaaggtgtgactgtgtgtgtcctGTTGGTTACTCTGGGTGGGGCTGTGAAATCACTACCAGGCGAAAAG AAATTGCCATCGATGGCAGCTGGAGCTGCTGGGGAACGTGGTCGTCCTGCAGCGGAGGACAAATGACAAGGACTCGACAGTGTAACAACCCGACACCCAGCAACGGAGGCATGACATGCAGAGGACTGGAGAAAGAGTCTACTGAttgcttttaa
- the c8a gene encoding complement component C8 alpha chain, whose protein sequence is MGILNYVLLGLCTLHLFISLSTNVDASREPRTTADNSGAAMRRARAVSRPIPINCMLGSWSAWTQCNSCTDKKFRFRSLEKPSQFGGTECVEGLWGRLACPTSSTQCLQPDYCGESFTCNETGRCISQSLRCNGEPDCDDFSDEDECQDFNRREDKCSALMPIPGAERGTQGFNILTGDFVDHVLDPKYFGGQCEYVYNGEWRKFIYDAFCENLHYNEDEKNYRKPYNYHTYRFVAQATSEGSHEYYEDLTALLTARKTMSSSNGGVSIGINYLEVGLSGSSESQFLRNLTQHKSQDLGFIRLQSKVQTAHFKMRTNKLMLHEDFYISLMELPEQYNFGMYSKFFNTFGTHYVTEGTMGGTLEYVVVVNKTSMAESKIEAKQAGRCFGASIGFSYPFEEQASVALKLKGKFCDKGGEFSQGKDSSSSVIEDIVTLVKGGITDSSAGLLAIRSADTYKKWGASLKYNPTVIEHETMPIYELVRLSTAADHVGARINNLQRALDEHLQQFDPCRCAPCRHNGIPILSGTSCNCICKSGYQGDACEETLRRDTKTDGSWSCWGSWSTCTSGRKTRTRVCNNPPPDGGGANCLGSTTQARRC, encoded by the exons ATGGGGATTTTAAATTATGTCCTCCTGGGTTTATGCACACTGCATCTGTTTATCAGTTTAAGCACCAATGTGGACGCGTCCAGGGAGCCACGGACAACTGCTGATAACAG TGGTGCTGCGATGAGGAGGGCCAGAGCTGTGAGCAGACCGATACCAATCAACTGTATGCTGGGGAGCTGGTCGGCTTGGACACAGTGTAACTCCTGCACAGAcaaaaag TTCCGTTTCCGAAGCCTCGAGAAACCATCACAGTTTGGTGGGACCGAATGTGTCGAGGGACTGTGGGGGAGGTTGGCATGTCCGACATCAAGCACACAGTGTCTGCAACCGGATTACTGTGGAGAGAGTTTCACCTGCAATGAAACAG GGCGCTGTATCAGCCAGTCCCTTCGCTGTAATGGAGAACCGGACTgtgatgatttttctgatgaagaTGAATGTCAAGATTTCAACCGGAGAGAAGACAAGTGTTCCGCTCTAATGCCGATCCCTGGTGCTGAACGTGGCACTCAGGG CTTCAACATCTTGACTGGAGATTTTGTTGATCACGTACTTGACCCAAAGTACTTTGGAGGACAGTGTGAATATGTCTACAACGGTGAATGGAGGAAGTTCATTTATGATGCCTTCTGTGAGAACCTGCACTACAATGAAGATGAGAAAAACTACCGGAAACCTTACAACTACCACACTTACCGTTTTGTG GCTCAAGCTACATCAGAGGGCTCTCATGAGTATTATGAAGATTTGACTGCCCTGCTGACAGCAAGGAAAACTATGTCCTCATCCAATGGTGGAGTCTCAATTGGGATCAATTACTTGGAAGTTGGACTGAGTGGCAGCAGTGAATCACAGTTTCTCAGGAACTTAACACAGCATAAAAGTCAG GACCTTGGCTTCATTAGACTTCAGTCCAAAGTACAAACTGCTCACTTCAAGATGAGAACCAATAAGCTGATGCTTCATGAAGATTTCTACATTTCACTCATGGAGCTCCCAGAACAATATAACTTTGGGATGTACTCAAAGTTCTTCAACACATTCGGCACCCACTATGTCACAGAAGGAACCATGGGGGGAACCCTGGAGTATGTTGTGGTCGTCAACAAAACGTCGATGGCAGAATCAA AGATTGAGGCTAAACAAGCTGGTAGATGCTTCGGTGCCTCTATTGGTTTTAGCTATCCATTTGAAGAACAGGCATCAGTAGCTCTGAAGCTGAAAGGAAAGTTCTGTGATAAAGGGGGAGAATTCAGTCAAG GTAAAGACTCAAGTTCATCTGTGATTGAGGACATTGTCACTCTAGTAAAGGGAGGAATCACAGACAGCAGCGCTGGTCTGTTGGCTATCAGGAGCGCTGACACCTACAAAAAGTGGGGAGCATCTCTCAAATACAACCCAACAGTCATTGAACATGAG ACCATGCCAATTTATGAGCTTGTGCGCCTCAGCACAGCTGCTGACCATGTAGGTGCGAGAATAAACAACTTGCAGAGGGCCTTGGACGAGCATCTGCAGCAGTTCGACCCCTGTCGCTGTGCCCCTTGTAGGCACAACGGGATCCCCATCCTCTCAGGAACCTCCTGTAACTGCATCTGTAAGTCAGGATACCAGGGAGACGCCTGTGAAGAGACGCTCAGGAGAG ATACCAAGACAGATGGGTCGTGGTCCTGCTGGGGGTCTTGGTCAACCTGCACATCAGGAAGGAAGACTAGGACACGAGTCTGTAATAATCCTCCACCTGATGGAGGTGGAGCAAACTGCCTGGGCTCCACTACTCAGGCTCGTCGCTGTTAA